A region of Solanum dulcamara chromosome 7, daSolDulc1.2, whole genome shotgun sequence DNA encodes the following proteins:
- the LOC129896896 gene encoding berberine bridge enzyme-like 22 translates to IESSAQQEFLDCIYSHTSDKNIKKHIHFPKSPTYSSLLEYGQKNPRWLNSSSSHPIFIIAPKNESEIGAIIFCSQKFGIQIRVKSGGHDYEGLSFRSEIGERFVIVDLFNLDDIFIDKNDETAWIQTGVTMGQLYYEIAKKGENLAFPGGLYPSVGSGGIISGGGIGTLMRKFGLAADNVLDARVMNVNGEILDRESMGEDLFWAIRGGGGSSFCVILAWKVKLVRIPSKLTTFTIRRKLHGETINLLQRWQNVSHKLPCDLFMRVLIQNMGIGSKKIVQVSFQGLFVGRVSELIPLLNETFPEFELVSKDCFQDPIVNCLIELSCIKKECFEVPWIHTTLYFASKRTNDSIEFLVNTTMPKIKNYYKATSDFVKSPLPKEVWGMIRTMFRDEERPMMIFDPLGGRMDEISKFQIPFPHRKGNLFNIQYMVNWDDNSENISSKKIQWLRELYEKMKPFVSHSPRRGYLNYRDLDFGENDGEYRYSNSRVWGEKYFGGNFVRLAKVKSKVDPGNFFRFEQSIPPFSVST, encoded by the coding sequence attgaaAGTAGTGCTCAACAAGAGTTTCTTGATTGCATTTATAGCCATACTTcagacaaaaatataaaaaaacatatacATTTTCCAAAATCACCAACATATTCATCTCTTTTAGAATATGGTCAGAAAAACCCAAGGTGGCTAAATTCTTCATCTTCACATCCGATTTTCATAATAGCCCCGAAAAATGAATCGGAAATCGGGGCTATTATATTTTGTAGCCAAAAATTTGGCATACAAATTAGAGTGAAAAGTGGTGGCCATGACTATGAAGGCCTATCTTTTCGCTCTGAAATAGGGGAGCGATTCGTTATCGTGGATTTATTCAACCTAGATGACATTTTTATTGACAAAAACGACGAAACGGCCTGGATTCAAACAGGGGTGACAATGGGGCAACTTTATTATGAAATCGCGAAAAAAGGCGAAAATCTTGCATTTCCAGGGGGATTGTACCCAAGTGTTGGGAGTGGTGGGATAATTAGTGGTGGTGGAATTGGTACTTTGATGAGGAAATTTGGTCTAGCAGCAGATAATGTCCTTGATGCACGTGTAATGAACGTAAATGGAGAAATTCTTGATAGAGAATCGATGGGAGAAGACTTGTTTTGGGCTATAAGAGGAGGTGGAGGATCGAGTTTTTGTGTTATTTTAGCTTGGAAAGTTAAATTAGTACGCATACCATCAAAGCTTACTACTTTCACAATACGTCGAAAATTACATGGAGAGACTATAAATTTACTCCAGAGATGGCAAAACGTGTCACATAAATTGCCTTGTGATTTGTTCATGAGAGTCTTGATTCAAAATATGGGAATTGGAAGCAAAAAAATAGTACAAGTTTCATTTCAAGGATTGTTTGTTGGTAGAGTGAGTGAATTAATCCCATTGTTGAATGAAACTTTCCCTGAATTCGAGCTAGTGTCAAAAGATTGCTTTCAAGATCCAATAGTGAATTGCTTGATAGAATTGTCCTGTATAAAAAAAGAATGCTTTGAAGTCCCTTGGATTCACACAACGTTGTATTTTGCATCCAAGAGGACAAACGATTCGATTGAATTTTTGGTGAACACGACCATgccaaaaataaagaattactATAAGGCAACGTCTGATTTTGTGAAGAGTCCATTGCCAAAAGAGGTATGGGGGATGATTAGAACAATGTTTCGCGATGAAGAAAGGcctatgatgatatttgatcCATTAGGTGGAAGAATGGATGAAATTTCGAAATTCCAAATTCCATTTCCTCATAGGAAGGGAAATTTGTTCAACATTCAATATATGGTGAATTGGGATGATAATAGTGAAAATATATCTAGCAAGAAGATTCAATGGCTAAGGGAACTTTATGAGAAAATGAAGCCATTTGTGTCACATTCTCCAAGAAGGGGTTATCTCAATTATAGGGATCTTGATTTTGGGGAAAATGATGGTGAATATAGATATTCAAATTCTAGAGTTTGgggtgaaaaatattttggtggTAATTTTGTGAGGTTAGCAAAGGTGAAAAGCAAAGTGGATCCTGGTAATTTTTTCAGGTTTGAACAAAGTATTCCACCTTTTAGTGTGTCAACTTAA
- the LOC129895385 gene encoding putative cyclin-D6-1 — protein MKFDLKNPLTGFDGDDDNDAVSALFAAESDHTPSFKSTDVHSSIRHHSFTLISQAKFSYDIDRFTAYLAVNYIDRFLSKQVVLENKPWIVRILVIASLSLAAKMRNINNLSISHIINPLSNNSSMNQSEHRDDEGLIFDLQSVHRMENLILTTLNWRLRSITPFAFLQYFNSLFELSNDDSLSQSLEDRASDIIFSSRYEIKLLEYKPSILAASAFLCAAHELIPLQVSFFLDAINSKCGHIYKEELLNCWSVMGEIFVDEVSFSSLMTPNSVPDQERTSENADRNNNKKRRLNDFCNNQTFHISEVQHC, from the exons ATGAAGTTCGATCTCAAGAATCCATTGACGGGATTCGATGGAGACGACGACAACGACGCCGTTTCAGCTCTCTTCGCCGCCGAGTCCGATCACACGCCATCCTTCAAATCTACCGACGTTCACTCTTCCATTCGCCATCACTCCTTCACTCTCATTTCTCAA GCAAAGTTTTCTTACGATATCGATCGATTTACTGCATACCTAGCTGTCAATTACATCGATCGGTTCCTATCCAAGCAAGTTGTTCTG GAGAATAAGCCATGGATTGTAAGGATTCTAGTAATTGCGAGCCTTTCACTTGCTGCGAAGATGAGAAACATCAACAACTTATCGATCTCTCATATCATAAATCCACTATCCAATAATTCATCGATGAATCAATCTGAACATAGAGACGACGAAGGCTTAATTTTCGATTTGCAGTCTGTTCATCGAATGGAAAATTTGATTCTCACAACGCTCAATTGGCGGTTACGTTCCATCACGCCTTTTGCATTTCTGCAATATTTCAACTCGTTGTTTGAACTCAGTAATGACGATTCACTGAGTCAATCTCTAGAAGATCGAGCTTCAGATATCATTTTCAGCTCTCGTTACG AAATTAAGCTTCTTGAGTACAAACCATCAATATTAGCGGCATCGGCGTTTCTGTGTGCAGCTCATGAGTTGATTCCCCTACAAGTTTCATTTTTCTTAGACGCAATTAACTCTAAATGTGgacatatatataaa GAAGAACTTTTGAATTGTTGGAGTGTAATGGGAGAAATTTTTGTCGATGAAGTTTCTTTTAGCTCGTTGATGACACCGAACAGTGTGCCTGACCAAGAACGTACAAGTGAGAATGCTGATAGGAACAATAACAAAAAGCGAAGATTGAACGATTTTTGTAATAATCAAACGTTCCATATCTCTGAGGTTCAACACTGCTAA
- the LOC129896895 gene encoding coniferyl alcohol acyltransferase codes for MFNVKVIKTEVVAAVLPMQEHWLPLSNLDLLLPPLEVGVIFCYLNPIIISEKNNINLEFGSIVKILRTSLAETLVSYYAFSGQIVRNSAGEPELLCNNGGVSFIEAFANVELKEINFYNPDESIEGKFVPKKKHGVLAIQVTQLKCGGIIVGCTFDHRVADAYSANLFLVSWSELAQSKPLSQLPSFRRSSLFPRHPGYYDDSINDLYIPIPTLIPTKPEILNPNDQVMISRIYYVTGDKIEHLQSLANCRDQKGTKSQRSKFESFSAFLWKAIACGINKETSSFNNFRFGIVVDGRTRLISNNVDDNQDKSLKRYFGNVLSIPFGERKVEELKEKSLNWVANVVHEFVDIAKTQEHFLGLIDWVEAHRPDPSMAKIYAMDSDGPAVVVSSGQHFPANKINFGWGKAAFWSYHFPWDGKAGYVMPMPSPKGNGDWIVYMHLLKWQMELIETSASHVFEPVTANYLNLI; via the exons atgtTCAATGTGAAAGTGATCAAGACTGAAGTAGTGGCAGCAGTTTTGCCAATGCAAGAACATTGGTTACCATTATCCaatcttgatttactcttgcCTCCATTAGAGGTCGGAGTTATATTCTGCTATCTAAATCCCATTATTATATcggagaaaaataatataaatttagaaTTTGGATCAATCGTAAAAATACTCAGAACTTCTTTGGCTGAAACATTAGTTTCTTACTATGCATTTTCTGGACAAATTGTTCGAAATTCAGCCGGAGAACCGGAGCTTCTTTGCAATAATGGTGGTGTTTCTTTTATTGAAGCTTTTGCTAATGTTGAGCTCAAAgagattaatttttataatcCAGATGAAAGCATTGAGGGGAAATTTGTTCCTAAAAAGAAGCATGGTGTTCTTGCTATTCAG GTTACACAACTCAAATGTGGAGGAATAATTGTGGGTTGCACATTTGATCATAGAGTTGCTGATGCATACTCAGCCAACTTGTTTCTTGTGTCATGGTCTGAGTTAGCTCAATCCAAGCCACTCTCTCAGCTCCCGTCTTTCCGACGATCGTCCCTTTTTCCGCGACATCCTGGTTACTACGATGACTCAATCAATGACTTATACATACCAATACCAACCCTAATTCCCACGAAACCCGAAATCCTTAACCCTAATGATCAAGTCATGATTAGTCGAATTTACTATGTCACGGGTGACAAAATCGAGCACCTTCAATCACTAGCCAATTGTCGTGACCAAAAAGGCACAAAGTCCCAGAGGTCTAAATTTGAATCATTCAGCGCTTTCCTTTGGAAAGCTATTGCATGTGGAATTAATAAAGAAACATCTAGTTTCAACAATTTTAGGTTTGGTATTGTGGTAGATGGTCGAACTAGATTGATAAGTAATAATGTAGATGATAATCAAGACAAGTCACTAAAAAGGTATTTTGGTAATGTACTCTCTATCCCATTTGGAGAGAGAAAAGTTGAGGAGCTAAAAGAGAAGTCGTTGAATTGGGTGGCAAATGTAGTCCATGAATTTGTTGATATCGCGAAAACACAAgaacattttcttggattgatAGATTGGGTTGAGGCACATCGTCCTGACCCATCCATGGCAAAAATATATGCCATGGATAGTGATGGACCGGCGGTGGTAGTGTCATCGGGGCAACATTTTCCAGCGAACAAGATTAATTTCGGATGGGGTAAGGCAGCCTTCTGGTCGTATCATTTTCCGTGGGACGGAAAAGCGGGATATGTGATGCCAATGCCGAGCCCTAAAGGAAATGGAGATTGGATTGTCTATATGCATCTCTTGAAATGGCAAATGGAACTTATTGAGACTTCTGCATCCCACGTGTTCGAACCTGTGACTGCAAATTATCTCAACTTAATTTAA
- the LOC129895867 gene encoding uncharacterized protein LOC129895867, protein MPPRKATAAQKGKSVVGETSRTPRITRARAQSMPEVVLQSASSTTPPYEEREAATDTMDRGVASPPAPEAPVPEPPALQPGAEDRAMRDAVQLLTRIATGQARRHGLGVDYADRHDSLRARDFLTCNPPEFYGSRPGDDPQEFIRQVQRTLRIIKASETESVELASYRLRDVAVNWYESWELSRGEGAPPAVWGEFVEAFLGHFLPPEMRRARVDRFLQLRQNGRSIRDYSLEFDSLARHAPAIVADMADRVHRYVMGLDRYLIDSCMAMASQPGMDIARVQAYAQGVEDRHRGRQPDRDHDRGQRKRARSASYSGEFQGGQPQQYSRYPSQPARSAPPQFKGSRFDSTGYSGSGQSSRVSSSQINRGSRQSRPPLPRCPRCGRSHFGECRFSTGACFTCGRQGHIMRECPFRGNLSGAAQPTGSVVGSSSSVAMRPVGQGIQLTAGRGRGRGGSFSSSGPSNRIYALASRQDQEASPNVVTGTDTYFGEPPP, encoded by the coding sequence ATGCCTCCAAGAAAAGCGACAGCTGCCCAAAAGGGAAAGTCAGTAGTAGGAGAGACTAGTCGGACCCCGAGGATTActagggcccgtgcccagtctatgcctgaGGTTGTGctccagtcggcgagctctactacacCGCCATATGAGGAGAGAGAAGCAGCAACTGACACTATGGATCGGGGGGTTGCTTCACCGCCAGCTCCAGAGGCTCCAGTACCTGAGCCTCCAGCTCTTCAGCCAGGGGCAGAGGAcagggctatgagagatgcagttcagTTGCTGACCAGAATAGCGACAGGGCAGGCTCGCAGGCATGGGTTAGGGGTTGACTATGCtgatagacatgatagtttaagggctCGTGATTTCTTGACTTGTAATCCTCCAGAGTTCTATGGGTCAAGGCCCGGGGATGACCCGCAGGAGTTTATCCGACAGGTGCAGCGTACGTTGAGAATAATTAAGGCTTCTGAGACAGAGTCTGTTGAGTTAGCTTcctatcggctgcgtgatgtagctgttaattggtatgagtcatgGGAGTTAtctaggggcgagggtgctcctccagcggtGTGGGGTGAATTTGTGGAGGCCttccttggccactttctacctccagaGATGAGACGAGCCAGAGTAGACAGGTTTTTACAATTGAGGCAGAATGGCAGGAGCATcagagattatagccttgagtttgactcgttgGCGAGACATGCACCAGCTATTGTAGCTGACATGGCTGATAGAGTGCATCGGTATGTGATGGGGCTGGATCGTTATTTGATTGATAGCTGTATGgcaatggcttctcagccaggtatGGACATTGCCCGGGTACAGGCATATGCACAAGGGGTAGAAGATCGGCACAGAGGGCGTCAGCCCGATAGAGATCATGATAGAGGCCAGCGTAAAAGAGCTAGATCGGCTAGTTATTCTGGGGAATTTCAAGGCGGGCAGCCTCAGCAGTACAGTAGATATCCTTCTCAGCCAGCCCGGAGTGCACCCCCACAATTCAAAGGTAGTAGATTCGATAGCACAGGGTATTCAGGATCCGGTCAAAGCTCcagggtttcaagttcacagATAAACAGGGGTTCGCGTCAATCGAGACCACCTTTGCCTCGGTGTCCTCGTTGTGGTAGGTCACATTTTGGAGAATGTCGTTTTTCTACAGGTGCATGCTTTACttgcggccgtcaaggccatattatgagggagtgtccatttaggggtaatttaagtggtgcagctcagcctactgggtcagttgtTGGCTCATCTTCTTCTGTAGCTATGCGCCCTGTGGGGCAGGGTATTCAGTTAacagcaggccgtggtagaggccgtggtggaTCTTTcagttctagcggtccttcgaaccgcatatatgccttggctagtagacaggaccaggaggcgtcgccaaatgtagttacag
- the LOC129895776 gene encoding universal stress protein PHOS32-like has product MASPKKPPTESDRPPTAIMHQPASPRFPPGTPTSGANRKIAIAVDLSDESAYAVKWAVENYLRPGDAVILLHVRPTSVLYGADWGAIDVSIDTTDEKSKQKLEEDFDNFTSTKSNDLAQPLVDANIPFKIRIVKDHDMKERLCLEIERLGLSAVVMGSRGFGASRRNTEGRLGSVSDYCVRHCVCPVIVVRYPDDKDGVPDDDDDSLGNDGSAKKAAEVLHPVPEEDSLYHNASDKATDTEKAS; this is encoded by the exons ATGGCATCACCGAAGAAGCCACCAACAGAATCCGACCGACCACCGACAGCCATCATGCACCAACCGGCATCTCCTCGCTTCCCGCCGGGAACACCTACATCCGGCGCTAATCGGAAGATCGCCATCGCCGTCGATCTCAGTGACGAAAGCGCTTACGCCGTAAAATGGGCTGTAGAAAATTATCTCCGTCCAGGTGACGCCGTCATCCTCCTCCACGTCCGTCCGACATCCGTCCTCTACGGAGCTGATTGGGGCGCTATAGACGTTTCTATTGACACAACGGATGAGAAATCGAAGCagaaacttgaagaagattTCGACAACTTTACAAGTACAAAATCTAATGACTTAGCACAGCCGCTTGTTGATGCCAACATTCCGTTCAAGATTCGTATTGTGAAGGATCATGATATGAAGGAGAGATTGTGTTTGGAAATTGAGAGGTTGGGGTTGAGTGCTGTGGTTATGGGGAGTAGAGGGTTTGGGGCATCGAGGCGAAACACGGAAGGAAGGCTTGGGAGTGTTAGTGATTATTGTGTACGTCATTGTGTTTGCCCTGTTATTGTGGTGAGATACCCTGATGATAAAGATGGTGTtcctgatgatgatgatgatagtTTGGGTAATGATGGCTCAGCTAAAAAAGCGGCCGAGGTGCTTCATCCGGTGCCTGAGGAGGATTCGCTTTATCATAATGCATCGGATAAAGCCACAG ATACGGAGAAGGCTTCTTGA